The following coding sequences lie in one Arachis ipaensis cultivar K30076 chromosome B05, Araip1.1, whole genome shotgun sequence genomic window:
- the LOC107643373 gene encoding spermidine synthase, with translation MAAEESIVDSTDFPVKRPRENEENGSASTLTVDAAAAKDPNGISAVIPGWFSEISPMWPGEAHSLKVEKILFQEKSDYQNVMVFQSSTYGKVLVLDGVIQLTERDECAYQEMITHLPLCSIPDPKKVLVIGGGDGGVLREVARHSSVEKIDICEIDKMVVDVSKQFFPDVAIGYEDPRVTLHVGDGVAFLKAVPEGTYDAIIVDSSDPIGPAQELFEKPFFESIARALRPGGVVCTQAESIWLHMHIIEDIVANCRQIFKGSVNYAWTTVPTYPSGMIGFMLCSTEGPAVDFKHPVNRIDENDQNSAKPLKFYNSELHTAAFCLPSFAKRAIGSKAN, from the exons ATGGCGGCAGAAGAGAGCATAGTTGACTCCACCGATTTTCCCGTCAAGAGGCCAAGGGAGAACGAAGAGAATGGCTCAGCTTCCACCCTCACCGTCGACGCCGCCGCCGCAAAGGACCCGAACGGAATCTCTGCCGTTATCCCTGGCTGGTTCTCCGAAATCAGCCCAATGTGGCCCG GGGAGGCTCACTCGTTGAAGGTGGAAAAGATTTTGTTTCAAGAGAAGTCTGACTACCAGAATGTCATGGTCTTCCAG TCTTCGACATATGGCAAGGTTCTTGTTCTAGATGGAGTCATTCAGCTGACAGAAAGGGATGAATGTGCTTATCAAGAGATGATCACTCATCTTCCTCTTTGCTCGATTCCAGATCCAAAAAAG gttttgGTTATTGGGGGAGGTGATGGTGGAGTCCTGCGGGAAGTAGCACGCCATTCTTCTGTAGAAAAGATAGACATCTGTGAGATAGACAAGATGGTTGTCGAT GTCTCCAAACAATTTTTCCCTGATGTAGCTATAGGTTATGAGGACCCACGTGTAACACTTCATGTTGGCGATG GTGTTGCATTTTTGAAGGCAGTCCCAGAAGGAACCTATGACGCAATTATAGTGGATTCGTCTGATCCTATTG GTCCTGCCCAAGAGCTTTTTGAGAAACCTTTTTTCGAGTCGATTGCAAGGGCTCTTCGTCCAGGAGGTGTCGTGTGTACTCAAGCAGAAAGTATTTGGCTCCACATGCATATCATCGAGGACATCGTTGCAAATTGTCGCCAGATATTTAAAGGTTCTGTCAACTATGCTTGGACCACAGTTCCTACATACCCGAG TGGGATGATTGGTTTCATGCTTTGCTCAACTGAGGGGCCTGCTGTAGATTTCAAGCATCCGGTGAATCGCATAGATGAGAATGATCAGAACTCGGCGAAGCCACTGAAATTTTACAACTCTGAG CTTCATACAGCTGCGTTCTGTTTGCCATCTTTTGCTAAGAGGGCCATTGGTTCCAAAGCAAACTGA